Genomic DNA from Paenibacillus sp. MBLB1832:
TGTTCTTATCATTCTTGGCTACCGTAATCAGGTAGTTGTCAAAATCGTCGATCGTTTTAACCGGAGGCAGGTTGTACTTCTCTCTCAAGTCCCCGCGAACCGTTACCAATGTGCTGTCTGCCCAGACGTCGAAGGCGGGAAGCATGTAACTCTTGCCATTAATCTTCGTTTCGTTCAGAGCATTAGGGTATTTCTCCATTAATTGCTTGTAATAATCAGGTGCATATTTCTTCAACATGTCTTCGGTAATTTCCTTGAAGCCGCCTTTGGTGACCTGCTCCGTATAGCCTGTCCAGCTTCCTGTGTAGATACCGTCGAAGTCCTCTCCAGCAGCGAACACGAGATTATATTTATTCTGCATGTCAGTCCAAGGAATATACTTAACATCCAGCGTGGCGTTTAAATCCTTCTTTAGTTTCTTATTCACTTCGTCGTAGACAAGCCCCGCATCTGGCTGAGGATCGCCAACCAAATAAATGCTTAATTTTTGCTCCTTCGAAATGTCGAGTTTATCACCCCCTGCGCTCTGTGTGGATGGCGCCGCCGGCGTTGTAGCCTTTGAGCCTCCCCCATCATTTTTGGCGCTGCAGCCAGACAACAATAAGGTTGCTGTTAACAAGGCTGCGGTATAGAACTTGACTGTGTTGGACATCATCTTCATACGTTCATCTCCCCTACTTTGTTTGTGTTGTTTGAGAATATATGGTTAACCGCCTAAGCGAGATTACCCTTTCACCGCGCCAATCGTCAAACCACGGATGAAGTATTTTTGCAAGAATGGATATACCAGCAGGATCGGTCCTGTCGCTACAACAGTCATGGCCAGTTTCAGCGTTTCAGAAGGAAGTACAGACTGGCCCGTCACAACGGAAGTTGACGTATTCTTCAGTGCTTGCGCAATGGAGAGAACTCGGTATAGGGTAAACTGCAAGGTGAAATACTTCTCATTTTGCATAAAAATGTAGCTAAGAAACCAATCATTCCAGTAGGCCAGAGCGATGAAGAACCCAATAGTAGCTAAGACAGGCTTGGATAGCGGCAGGATCAATGTACGGAAAATCAGAAAGTCTCCAGCCCCGTCAATTTTTGCGGATTCAGTAATCGCATCGGGAATTTCACTCATGAAGCTTTTCATGATGATAATGTTAAATACATTGAGCAGCATCGGCACAACTAGCCCCGCAAACGTATCGTTCAGATGTAAGTACTGGACGCAGAGAATGTACCAAGGAACAATGCCGCCGCTAAACAAGGTTGTAAAGAAGAAATACAGAGCGAACTTGTTTCTCCACTCAAAATCACGCCGTGAGAGCACGTAAGCTGTCATAGCGGTAATGAACAATCCAAGCAAGGTCCCCGTCAATGTCGTGAAGATCGTGACTCGGTAGGAAGAGAAAAGTTGACTAGCATTCATAAAGATGAACTTGTAAGCTCGCGTATCAAATTGTCTTGGCAACAGGCTGTACCCTTTCGACAGAATGGCTTCTTCATTCGAGAAAGAGCCCGAGATAATGAGGACCAAGGGCAGCAAGCATAGTAGAGCTAATGCCGCAAGCCCCACGTACGAGAAACACTGAAATAGTCTCTCGTCCAAGCTCTTCCTTCTCACTATGGGTAGCGTCTTAGTAGAGAGCATGATCTTTATTCACCCGCCTTACGATGGAATTCACGGTAGAAATCAGGAAGAAGCAAAGTACCGATTGCAGCAGGCCGGCTGCGGATGACATGCCAAACTCTCTGGTTTTCATGAGGGATCTTGTTACGAACGTATCGATGACATCCGTATAATTATAGACGACCGCGTTGTCTCCGACGATCTGGAAGAACATATTGAAATCACCACGGAAAACGTTGCCCAGTGCCAGTAATACCAAAACGATGGTAGTCGGCATCAACGATGGAACAATAATGTAACGGATTCGCTGAAACACATTAGCCCCGTCAATCTCGGCCGCTTCGTACATCCCCTGATCAATCCCCATGATTGCGGCGAGGTAGATGACCGTAAAATACCCTACATTTTTCCATAAGTACGAAGAAATGATGATACCTACCCATGCCATAGGTCGGTCATAAACGTTGATGGGCTCCAAATGAAACTTGGCCAGTATACTATTCATGAAACCGAATTCAAAGTTGAAAATGCTGTAGATGAAGGCACCCACTACAACCCAAGAAATAAAATACGGAACGAAGAGCAGCGATTGCGTCCATTTACGAAAGAGCTTGCTCGATACTTCCGCCAGCATAATACCGATGGTAATGGCAAGCGCATTGCCTATAAAGATAAACGCCAGATTATACAATGCTGTATTGCGGATAATTTGGCTGAGATTCCCCGACATGAACAGAAATTTGAAATTCTCGAATCCAGCCCAAGGGCTGCCCCATATTCCGTCTGTGTAATTCATTTTTTTAAAGGCAATAATAGCCCCTGACATGGGTATGTAGCTGAACAGAAAGAAAAACACGAATCCCGGTAATAGCATGAACAGCAAGGTTCGATATTTCACAAGTTTGGCAAGGGTTGTTTTCTCTGAAGCTGGCATGTTGCCTCTCTCCTCTCTTTATCTCTGTATGAATTCATCATAGCAGGTCATCGGAGTCCTCCTATCTGGACATTTAATAGATTTAAGCATTTTTTTGCGGACCTAATTCACGGTCTATCCAATCCATAGTATACTGAGTGTACCCAAATTCATAAATAGAGATAAACATCAAGGGGGAAGACCTATGCTACAAGTACTGCTGGTGGATGATGAGAAGTTAACCAGGGAGGGTTTGCTTGAGAGAGTGCCATGGCAGGAGCTGGGGATCGGCAAGGTTGTGGAGGCCGATGATGGCAAGAATGCCATAGAACGTTGCAAGAACTTCACCCCGGATATTATCTTGACAGATGTGCGGATGCCCCGGATGGATGGTGTGGAGATGTCATTTGAGCTTATGAGACGTTTTCCAGAAAGTAAACTCATCTTTATGAGCGGTTATTCGGATAAGGAGTATTTGCGGTCTGCTATTGAATTGAAAGCGTTATCGTACATTGATAAGCCGATTAACTTTCAAGAGATGTTGAAGACGCTCAAACTGGCTGTAACACAATGCCAAGAGGAACGGCGAAGCAAGGTGGCTCAGACCCAACTGGCTCATCGTCTTCAAGCCGCACTGCCCCTAATAAGGGCGGAAGCAGCCCTCGGGATGGCAGGTACGGGAACTTTGGAACAAACCGCCCAGCTGTTAGTTGAGGCCGGCCTGCTTGGTTTTATGGAAGGCGCCACTTACCTCTGCGCTTTTATGAGTCTGTACCCGAGATCGGTCAGCGACTATAGACTTCCTCCTCTATCTAAATCAGCTTGCATATTTATGATTGAGAAAGTTTGCAGCGAATTCCACTATGAGGCGTTGGCTGCTTTCCATGACCACGATACCGTTGTTGTTCATCTGCGGGTTCCAAATCCTGATCCGGCGCTTCTTGAAGAGCCATATCTCCGCAGCCTCTCCCAAGCGTTATTTAGCGCCCTGTCGGCAGAGTATGAGGCTTTCCTTTCCTTCGGCCATTCCGTACCAACTTGGACCCTTCTTCCTTCGTCTGCCAAAGCTGGGCAAGAGGGGCTCTCCTATTCCTTCTATAGAGGCAGAAAACGCTGCGTGTTCCCGACTACATCTATTCGTCCAAGGCTGGAGGAAGCTATGGCCGAGGGGTGGATCCGTGAGTTTGAGGACTTGATGACAGATTCTGCTCCTGATCCCCTGTCCCGCTTCCTTCAGCACACGACGTGGTACTGCCGGGAACACGAGTTTCTTCCGGTGGATGAAGTGAAACGGGTCTATGCAAGACTGGCGAGCAAGCTGCTTATTTATGCTCGTAAGCAAGGAATCGGGCTACAACCGTATCCTAACGAGGAAACGGCGCTTTGGGAAAGCCTTGTCCTATGTGAATCCTTGGAGGATTCACATAGGATGCTAGAAGCAGTCATCGAGCAATGGCGGACTAATCAAAGGATGTCAGAACCCGTTGATATCATTCAGCAGGCACGTCGTTATATCGATGCACACTATCGGGATGAGGATTTGTCCTTACCGCAAATTAGCAGCTTTGTGTTTCTCGCCCCCGCATACCTAAGCTCGATATTCAAACAGAAGACAGGTCGAACGCTCACGCAATACATCTCTGAGGTTCGTATTGAGCATGCCATTGTAATGCTTCGCAGCACGGACAAATCAATTGCCGAGATCGCAGAGGCCGTTGGTCTTAAGGACGCCAATTATTTTTCCCGCGTCTTTCGTAAACAGACTGGACAGCCCCCTTCGGCATTTCGAAAGAGGCTCGTTCCCTGATGTTAAGAAAATTACTTTGGTCCTACGCGCTGCTCATCCTAATCCCACTTGCAATCATGTCACTGCTGCTATATAGCAATACGTCCCGTCTGATGGAGAAGCTGGTGACCTACTCCGCTAAACAGTCCTTTGACCAGGCTTATACATTCTTGAATTACAAAATGTACAATATCAAAGAAACGTCAAACATCATCTTGAAAAATCCTGAGATTATCCATTTGCTCCGAACCGTGGATCGTGAGGATCTTGTTGCTCAAGTGAGCCAGCTCTATGAGCTGCGCAACTACTTGATTCCTCTGCAGGATGGAACCAACATTACTAAAGTTCGACTCTATGTTCGGAGTGGACTCCTGTATTCGGATGAGAATGAGAATATATTCAACATGGAACTAGCCAAGCAAGACAAGTGGTATCAAACCATGCAGGAAGAGAATCTCAACAATTTTTGGTCTCCTCCCTCGTATCTTCCGAAGGATGCCAGGGACCAGTTGTCCTACATCAAGAACATTATCGATCCCGGGTCTTACAGCAACCGGTTGGGTATGATCTGTTTTGATTTTTCCTTGCCGGACATTATACGGCTTCTGGCCAAAGCCAGTTCCACGTCCAACAGTGTGACGTATTTGCAGAATGAACGAAGAGACATTGTGGCCTCCTCCAATGACACCCTACTCGCCAAATATAAAGTTGGAGATGCCATTGTTCAGGAGCTTTCTAAGCAGCAGGACCCCTGGGCCCGCCATATGGATAATAACCAGGATATGCTCGTAGCTGTGAAGCAATTGGAAGGGACTGACTGGAGGATGGTCACCGCCATCTCCTTCGATGACTTAATTGCAGGGAGTTCCTATATCCGCAACCTGATCTTTGTTTTGTTGCTGGTCATTGGAACGTTGGCTTATTTCGTTGCCTATTTCATCTCCAAATCCATTACAGGCCGCATTACCCGGTTAGCGCGCAAGATGCGCTCCTTCAACAGTACCAACGTAACCCCCTTGAGACGATCTAACGGTACGGACGAAATCGATCAGCTTATTGAGGACTACAATACGATGCTGCACCGAATGGATCGGCTCGTGGAGGAAAAATACCAGGCAGGTCAAGCGCTGAAAACGGCAGAACTGCGAACCCTTCAGGCTCAGATCAACCCGCACTTTCTTTATAACACGCTCGAAATGATTAATTGGCTATCATGGAAAAACCGCGGCGAGGATGTTCAGCGGATTGTCGAAGGTCTCGCCAAGTATTATAGACTTAGCTTGAGCGGCGGCAAAGATATCATTACTATTGAGGAAGAAATTCAACATGTAAGCTTCTACTTCGATATTCAGAACATGCGCTTTGATCAGCAGCTTCGATTGGTCATTGCTGTGGATTCGGAGCTTCTCCCGCTTTACACCCTAAAAAGCATTCTGCAGCCATTGGTGGAGAATGCCATCCTTCATGGCATTCTGTGCAAGTCAGAGAAATCAGGCACGATAACCATCAGCGGTACCATCAGCGCCGGCTCTGTGGTCATGAGCATCACGGACGATGGGGTCGGCATGGACGTTGCTGCAGGAGACGAAGGTTTAATCGGCGCGGCTTCGCCTTCAACTAAGCAAGGTTATGGATCCCGTAATGTGCATAACCGCATTCAGCTGCATTTCGGGGACGGTTACGGCATCCGCTATGCCAGTTTACCTGGTCAAGGGACTACCGTTACGATACTATTCCCCGTAATCAGGGAGCCTTAACGACGTTGAAGAGCCGAGATCCTCACCAGGGTCTCGGCTCTTTGCTTGGTAGATTGACTTAGCTCCAGTCCAGCTCGAACAGTCGGGCCGTAAAAGGATTAGGCAGCTTCACGCTCAATGATGCGCCTCCCTCATTCCAAGAATAGGCGGCGTCATGGTGCGAAGGGTACAGCACCCGTACCGCAGGCGCCTTCATTCCCCCTGCTCGAATGGGCAGTAAGATGGTCTCCGTAGAGGAATCGAGGCGCCATATGGCGACGTAAGTTTTAGCCCCACACGTTAGGCCCATGCTGATCCATCCATCTTCGTACGCAGGCAAGCCGAGCGGCCAGAAGGGCAACCCTTGTCGAATGTCGTTACGGATCATCTTATACACCTGAAGACCTTCGCGTATAAGCTCCTTCCGCTCTTCCGACAGCCGCCCGAGGTGTCCGCTTTGGTGAACCCGCAACAGGACGGAATTCACGACGTTAAAGATCGTCTCCTCCCGGTCTCCGTCTAGGAGCGGATAAGACCAAACCGCTGCCTGCTCTGGGGTAACGGCAGTTGGGCTGGCCGCAGCAATGGCTGAGAATACCCGGTAATCGCACTGATCACTGGTAGATTGGACGCTGTGGCGCTGCAGAAGCGCATAATCCATGCGCATCCCACCGCTTCCACAGTTCTCGATCACGAGTGTTGGATAGGCAGCGAATATACGGTCAAGCCAAGCCAGATAGGCGCGGTTATGAGCCAGCAGTCCATCGCCGAAGCTGTTCGCGTCCCGTTCCGTCCCGATCCCCGCATTGATATTGTAGTCCATTTTGATATACCCGACGCCGTACTCGTTGACCAACCGGTCTATGACCTGATCGGCATGGGCGATGACCTCTGGGTTTCGAAAATCGAGCTGGTAACGTCCACGGTCAATAATTGGCACGCCATGACGTTGAAAGAACCAATCCTTGGATACACGCTTTACCATGGGACACTGAATGCCCATGACCTCGATTTCAAGCCACAAGCCGGGCACCATTCCTTTGGAACGGATCCGATCAAGGGGCTCGCGGATGCCTCCCGGAAAGCGCTGGAGGGAAGGCAGCCATTCTCCTACCCCATCCCACCACTCTCCATCCGCATACCAGCCGGCATCGATGCAGAAATATTCGCAACCTGCCTCAGCCGCGGCATCAATGAGGGGGAGCAGCTTCTCTGTCGTAGGGTCGCCAAACAAGCAGTTCATATAGTCGTTGAAAATAATAGGCAGCTTCTCGTTATCTTCATTCGGCCTACGGATGGCTCTGCGATACAGCGTTAACTGCCGGAACGCTTCCTCATAGCTCCCTCTCACCGATCCTACCGATACCGGTACCGATACGAACCGCTCCCCGGGCTCCAACCGTTTCCACCAGTGATTCTCCGTCTCCGTCGGACCGCTAAGCTGCACATAAAGCAGCGACTCCTTCACGCCAGCATCGAATCCTTCCGCCCCGTCTCCAATTTCCCAGTGCCAAGAGCCGTTATGCTCAATCTGCCAAAATAAGCTGCTCCCTGTTTCCTCATCGGTGAGCACCCCCAAGGGCAAGTAGACCGAGGAAGACCAGCTTCCTGTACTTTGGTAAGCCAGAGGCTTCGTGGAGAAGGGCGAGGTGCGGGACAAGCCCAATTCAGGGAGGGTATACGATCTCCACTGAAGCTCTCCCACCCAAGTATTGTGCGGAATGTATAGACGGCATTTACGATCCCAAGGTACAACACCGTTGTTCCCAAAGCCTGTGAAGGCAAAGGAAGTCACATACTCGAGCCCTCTGGGCACGTTTCCGGTGTTCAGGACCTCCGTCCAGGAGCGAACGACGCTCGCCCCGGTGTAAAACTGAAGATGCAAAGTAACCTCCACCCCGTCACTGCGTAAATCCATCTCGAATTTACGCCCTGCCTCATTGCGGACATCACGATGACCCGCGTAAGTAAGACGTCCTCCGGGCATCGTTCCCGTATGCTTGCTGCCATGGTGGTCATTTTGATTTTCCCCGGTGATGTGAAGCTGTAACGCTCGGCAACGGGGTCGATGCTTATCCGGAACACCGGAAGGATCGAACGCCTCCGCTGCAAAATGAAGAAGTCTCACATCTTGCTGTTCATCGACTTCGTAGACGACAACCAGGCCATTCTCTTCTATCGTCAACAACTGCGCTGTCATGGTGCTCATCCTTTCTCCAGTTCCAGTTCCATCCACCCGACGCTGGCGAAATATCCGTCAAATACCGAGTCACTCTCCGCCGACCATATGCCGGGAATATCATAGAAATTTCGGTTATAGGCCGTAAATGGTAAGGCATACTTCCCATTTCCTTCGCTGACGAGCCCGAGCGGCGTTCTAGTTAGGCCCCACCACCGATTAGGGTGATCATTCGCCTCCAGAAGGATCGGCTCGGACCAGGTGATCCCGTCGCTAGACACCATATAGCCCATCTTCTGATGATGGCCGCAGCCATCGAAAAAGGCGACGAACCGACCGTCCTCCAGCCGCGATACAATGGGATTCTCGGTGTGCCTGCTCGCTGGCTCCCTGAGACTGACGCGATGCCACGGACCAGATAACTCGGGGGCCTTCGCCAGGCCGTTTACTTCAATGGAGCTGCCATACCAGGCGTACCAGCCAGAATCCGTCAAGTATGGGTAGAACGAGTTCACCCCCATAAGACCTTCCCACGACGCCGAATCCGCTCCCGGCTCCATCAGGAATCCGGTCTCTTCGTAAGGTCCTGCCATTCCTTCAGGACCTTTCACCTGCGATACAGCCATTGCAATGCGTCCATCGTAATTCCGGTACCAGCTTTCCCTCGTATTGGGCTTTGACCGATAACAAACATAGGTGAGCACCCAACGTTCGTTGATCGCATCGTAGGTTGGCATGGGAGACCACAGGCAAGCATGGGTGTCCGTTCCGTCAAAGTTGCCGCTGGACTCCATTAAGGTGCTTACACGTTCCCAGTGCACCGAATCCTTACTTCGCCAATAAGCGAGCTTCGTGCGTGTCCAGATGGGAAGCCCCGACATCTCCGTCGTAAACAAATGATATGCGCCGTTCAGCTTGAGCACTCGACCTCCCTCGAAGCCATAGCCGTTCCCTTCCGTACCCGGCTTCCCGTCGGTAATAACGGGTGTAGAGTGAACCGAACTTACTTTGAAAATTACATCCGTCATGTAAATGACCTCCTCGTCTCGCCTTTAATTAACACGCGAACTCCATACGGAGGAATGTTAACATTCTCCTCCATGGCTGCTCCCGTAAATGCATCAGTGTACGCTCCGTCCAACCTGGTAATGGCTTGTTGACCCAGATGGTTCAGCAGCATGAGGTAGGATACGCCGTCATTCATTTTGGCAACAGCCTCTACGCCGTCTGTCTTCTCCTGAAGCAGGGGAGCGATCCCTTCCTCCTGGAGAATTTGCTTCATCAGCAGCTCCATCGCCTTCTCATCCAGGTCGCAGCCAACATAGATCACCCTACCCTTGCCGTAGTTGTTCACCGTTATGGCTGGCTGACCTTTATAAAAGTGACTTCCATAGGTTGCAAGCACCTGTGCTCCCGTTAAGGTAAGCACATCGCACCATATCGATGCCGTTCCTTGGCCAAAGTCTCCTTGAACGAGAACCGTTCTTCCGTTGTTCAGCGAGTCGAACTCTTCCAACTCCACCCCGGCCAGTTCCCGGAATAACCCGGGAACTGTAAGTTCTGTCATCCGGTTGCTCCAGGTCTTGGTACCGCTCCGGAACGTTAAAAGCAGTGTGCCGCCGCCTTCCACATAGGCCTTGCACTTGTCTGCGATTTCTTCCGTTACCAGATTAAAGGCTGGCATCATCACCAGCTTATATGAAGAGAAATCGCTCTCGACAGCGGTTACATCCAGATTCACATGATGCGCAGCAACCGCTTGATAGTAATCGCTCAGCAATCCGTTATACTGAAACTTTACATTGTGGGGCTGCCCACGGTGACTCCAGAAATTGTCGTAGGATTTGATCAAAGCAACCGAGCTCACATTCTCCGAACCTACGAACAATTGGGATAGCTGCTCCATCTCTGCGCCAATCTGTTGAATTTCCCTGTACCTGCGGCGCCCGATTCCGTCATGATCCAGAATGCCGTACCAATACTGCTCAATGCCGACCGTGCAGGCCCGCCAGCGGAAATACACCATGGCCTCCGCCCCGTGCGCGATCGCTTGGTACGTCCACAGCCGAACCTGACCGGGTTCCGGGGTGTCCCCAAGCATTTGCCAGCCGCAAGGACCGCTCTGTTCTTCCATCATCCAGAAATTCTGATTCTTAATCCCTCGCATCAGATCATGGGCCATGGACACATTACTCCAGGATGATTTGCCCCACATGTTGTTCGGGTAGTTGTCCCAGCAGATAAAGTCCAGATCCTTGCCCAGCTTGAAATAGTCCAGTTCGCTATAATGCCCCATTAGGTTATGGGTAATCGGCTTGTCCGTGCATGCTCGGATTTCATCAATCTGTATGCGCTGATACTCGGTAACGGCATCCGTGTAGAAGCGGAAATAATCTAGCACAAGGCCCGGGTTATGATTATAGGGCGCAGACACGAATACCCCTGAGGCCGCATTCTGGCTAAAGCCGTCGGACGCGGAGTACGTTGGTACGATGACTTCTTCCCAGTCGCGGTAGGTTTGACTCCAGAAGACTGTCCCCCACTCCCTGTTCAGGTTACCGATATCCTTATACCGGTTTCGCAGCCATAACCGGAACGCTTTGAGGCAGCTGTGGCAATAGCATGGCCCGCCGAACTCGTTGTCGATTTGCCAGGCAATCACATGCGGGTGATCCTTGAAGTGCTCCGCCATTCGGTGGGCAATGGTTCGAGAGTAGTCCCTATACACCTTATGGTTAGGGCAATAATGGCGTCGCGTGCCGAACCCCTTGGTCAGCCCGAATACGTCGGAAGGATAAGCGTCGGGATATAGATCCATCAGCCATTTAGGCGGTGCGGCTGTAGGCGTTCCGAGAATGATCTGAATTCCCTCAGCGGTAAGTACCTCGATCGCTTCGTCCAGCCAAGCGAAATCGTATCTTCCTTCCTCTGGCTCCATCTTAGCCCAAGCGAACTCCGCGAGACGAACTACATTGATATGGGCCTCCTTCATCATCTTGGCATCTTGAGGCCAGCGTTCCTTAGGCCAATGCTCAGGGTAATAATCGACACCAAAATACATGCTCATCCATCCTTGTCTTTGTAGTAGGAACATCATTATTTTGTTGGTATAATAGATGCATGGCATCATTATATTACTTGCAATTAACTATCGTAAATCATATGTATTTGCGTTGGATATTACTTTTTTGCGATTAGGTTGAGAAGGGATTTGGAATATGAGAGTAGGACATTTTCTGGCTCCGCCCCGTTACGGAGAATACGTCTGTTACCCGGAATCCTTCGGGCACATATACGATGATCCCACGCATGGGGAACGCAGAGACGCACAAGTTTTCCCCATGTTCAACTTACATTTACTCTTTAAGGGCGCTGGTACGATTCATTACAGGGGGCGGTGGGTGGAACTGCAAGAAGGTACCGGATTCCTGTACGCTCCGGGAACCGCCCAGATGTACAGCACCGACAAGATGAAACAGTGGTCCGTCAGATGGGTTCACTTTTACAGCACCTCCTTCACTTCTGTCTTAGAGAGCAGGTGCAGAGTGGATGGGGTATGGCTTTTTTCTTGGAAGGGAGCCCCGCGGCTGATTACCCTATTCGACGAGTTGCTTACGTATGGGGATACGATCAAACAGGAAGAAGAGGCCCACTTCTCGGCGCTCTTCTACGAAATTTTGGTTGAACTCATTCAGAACGGCGAAAACCTGATTGGCTCACCTGCGGCTGGACTTCGTACAAGGATACTAAATGCGGCAGACTGGATCAGGGCTCATTGCCACGAATCGATTACCTTGGACCAGATGGCCGAAGTGGCCGGCTACAGCCCATACTATTTCAGTAGACAATTCCATGAAGTGGTAGGGAAGACACCGATGGGCTTCTTACTGGAGAGTCGGATCGTCCGTTCCAAACAATTGCTATCCACGACCGAACTTAGCGTCCGTCTCATATCGGAGCGAGTGGGCTTCTCGCAAAGTTCATATTTTATCCGTAAGTTCCGCGAGCAACAAGGAATGACGCCAGAGCACTTCCGGCAATATAGAGGTTGAAGAACGAAATAAGAAAAACCGTCAGGAAAGTTTCATCCTGACGGTCCGACCCTAATACACACACTGCTTTGGTCTTCAGCTGGGTTCAATATATCTTTCACAAATTCAGTTACACTCGAGCGTAACAGTGTTAGATAGCGTTCATACACTCCTTGCGAGTTTCGTTCTGAAGTGGATACACCGCGCTCCGCAAACTCTTCCGTAATCTCTGCTATGATCA
This window encodes:
- a CDS encoding helix-turn-helix transcriptional regulator; translation: MRVGHFLAPPRYGEYVCYPESFGHIYDDPTHGERRDAQVFPMFNLHLLFKGAGTIHYRGRWVELQEGTGFLYAPGTAQMYSTDKMKQWSVRWVHFYSTSFTSVLESRCRVDGVWLFSWKGAPRLITLFDELLTYGDTIKQEEEAHFSALFYEILVELIQNGENLIGSPAAGLRTRILNAADWIRAHCHESITLDQMAEVAGYSPYYFSRQFHEVVGKTPMGFLLESRIVRSKQLLSTTELSVRLISERVGFSQSSYFIRKFREQQGMTPEHFRQYRG
- a CDS encoding beta-galactosidase, translated to MYFGVDYYPEHWPKERWPQDAKMMKEAHINVVRLAEFAWAKMEPEEGRYDFAWLDEAIEVLTAEGIQIILGTPTAAPPKWLMDLYPDAYPSDVFGLTKGFGTRRHYCPNHKVYRDYSRTIAHRMAEHFKDHPHVIAWQIDNEFGGPCYCHSCLKAFRLWLRNRYKDIGNLNREWGTVFWSQTYRDWEEVIVPTYSASDGFSQNAASGVFVSAPYNHNPGLVLDYFRFYTDAVTEYQRIQIDEIRACTDKPITHNLMGHYSELDYFKLGKDLDFICWDNYPNNMWGKSSWSNVSMAHDLMRGIKNQNFWMMEEQSGPCGWQMLGDTPEPGQVRLWTYQAIAHGAEAMVYFRWRACTVGIEQYWYGILDHDGIGRRRYREIQQIGAEMEQLSQLFVGSENVSSVALIKSYDNFWSHRGQPHNVKFQYNGLLSDYYQAVAAHHVNLDVTAVESDFSSYKLVMMPAFNLVTEEIADKCKAYVEGGGTLLLTFRSGTKTWSNRMTELTVPGLFRELAGVELEEFDSLNNGRTVLVQGDFGQGTASIWCDVLTLTGAQVLATYGSHFYKGQPAITVNNYGKGRVIYVGCDLDEKAMELLMKQILQEEGIAPLLQEKTDGVEAVAKMNDGVSYLMLLNHLGQQAITRLDGAYTDAFTGAAMEENVNIPPYGVRVLIKGETRRSFT